A genome region from Schlesneria paludicola DSM 18645 includes the following:
- a CDS encoding LamG domain-containing protein — MTDQTRREFLVAAGGVLATTSLVAGERVSAKFASLAKPDVDAAAIPPHHEQTVEGIHAYTDRLNVAPGESIRFHVSSSYPYELQVCRLGTDVDGPSRDTLLHSFGRSPAAIQPIHPGAYLSVEKPLDAANALTGLALELWIRRWRTVGRQAIIGQFNAPEACGYGLFVNEDGSLSFYLGDGGEYADQGLHSTPPDQLKMQVNPEGLKSFPDNTPSSVLNNEWHHVVAQYDGTSKQIWVDGKEVGRWKHAGTVRPGGAPLRIGAAGHLGQAAEFLDADIAMPSIYGKALTAAEIASRIASKGLTLPASDQLLACWHLDEERGDRAADSSPHGRHARIVNLGTWMIGGPSFNGNVPRFGTYDPSKDPQRGHGLRLASDDLYDCRWNASHEFRLPESARSGLYVGRFRFNLDGEDRLYHTVFIVNKAHSRPKAPVAFICSTNSWKAYSATPFSPTWKGIKKSIGNNGFDNSPGNPPAYCFYRPHRAGQGTYQLGFKMPWPVVGPYTLMGPDEADYSHLCRQDRFTQAWLESEGYAYDVLCDTQLHLDPQVLDGYKAVYVVGHSEYWSFEGMTAMSRYLDGGGNAIVLSGNTAFWRVSFNADATIIECRKGDAPGSAIRPDRRGEMWHSHDGQRGGMSRECGYPAWRLFGLEYFSLLGVNWPGVGPYKVRNPDHFLFRSPRDLNLKEGDSLGGTPGNAVPQPIGHEGDLRVSTMAKYLVLPAPEGGLQPTEDPAGMTLLADGYADPKRIGFAWDYFQRPVPPDKMPPMTAAAEMIFWERPGGGHVFHSGSINSGSTLANDEKWSGLMHNVLSHFGVRPDARV; from the coding sequence ATGACGGATCAAACGCGACGTGAGTTTCTGGTAGCCGCCGGTGGGGTGTTGGCCACGACGAGTCTTGTCGCGGGCGAGCGAGTTTCGGCGAAGTTCGCATCTCTAGCAAAGCCGGATGTCGATGCGGCGGCGATTCCCCCGCATCATGAGCAAACGGTGGAGGGAATTCATGCCTACACGGACCGATTGAACGTCGCCCCTGGAGAATCGATTCGTTTTCATGTTAGCAGTTCGTATCCCTATGAACTGCAAGTGTGTCGACTAGGGACCGATGTCGACGGACCGTCGCGTGATACGCTGCTGCACTCATTTGGACGATCACCTGCAGCGATTCAGCCGATTCATCCTGGAGCGTATCTGTCCGTTGAGAAACCACTTGATGCGGCGAATGCGTTGACCGGACTCGCATTGGAGCTGTGGATTCGCCGCTGGCGCACGGTGGGACGGCAGGCGATCATTGGACAGTTCAATGCGCCGGAGGCGTGTGGGTATGGTTTGTTCGTCAACGAAGATGGCTCGCTGAGTTTCTACCTGGGCGACGGGGGCGAATATGCCGATCAAGGCCTGCACTCCACGCCGCCTGATCAGCTCAAAATGCAGGTCAATCCCGAGGGGCTGAAGTCCTTTCCGGACAACACGCCCAGTTCAGTGTTGAACAACGAGTGGCATCACGTTGTTGCGCAGTATGACGGCACATCCAAACAGATTTGGGTGGATGGCAAAGAAGTCGGCCGCTGGAAGCATGCTGGTACTGTGCGACCGGGAGGGGCGCCATTGCGCATTGGCGCTGCGGGCCATCTAGGGCAAGCTGCCGAATTCCTTGATGCCGATATTGCGATGCCGTCGATTTACGGAAAGGCTCTGACTGCGGCCGAGATTGCCTCTCGCATCGCGAGCAAGGGACTGACGTTGCCTGCTAGCGACCAGTTGCTCGCCTGCTGGCATTTGGATGAAGAACGCGGTGATCGTGCTGCGGATTCAAGTCCTCACGGCCGACACGCACGCATTGTGAATCTGGGAACGTGGATGATTGGCGGCCCCAGTTTCAACGGCAACGTGCCACGTTTTGGCACCTATGACCCATCGAAGGACCCACAACGGGGGCATGGGCTACGGCTGGCTTCGGATGATCTGTACGACTGCCGCTGGAATGCCTCGCACGAGTTTCGATTGCCCGAATCGGCGCGATCGGGACTGTATGTCGGTCGGTTTCGCTTCAATTTGGATGGAGAAGACCGGCTGTACCATACGGTGTTCATCGTCAACAAAGCACACTCGCGCCCAAAAGCACCCGTCGCATTCATCTGTTCGACGAACAGTTGGAAAGCCTATTCCGCAACTCCCTTCAGTCCGACGTGGAAGGGGATCAAAAAGTCGATCGGAAATAACGGGTTTGACAACAGCCCTGGGAATCCGCCCGCGTACTGTTTTTATCGTCCACATCGCGCGGGGCAGGGAACGTACCAGCTGGGGTTCAAAATGCCTTGGCCCGTTGTCGGTCCTTACACACTGATGGGGCCTGACGAAGCGGACTACAGTCACCTCTGTCGGCAGGATCGCTTTACTCAAGCGTGGCTCGAGAGCGAAGGGTACGCATACGATGTGCTCTGTGACACGCAGTTGCATCTCGATCCACAAGTTCTCGACGGATACAAGGCGGTCTACGTCGTCGGGCACAGCGAGTATTGGTCGTTCGAAGGGATGACGGCGATGAGTCGGTATCTGGATGGCGGCGGGAATGCCATCGTCCTTTCGGGAAATACCGCGTTCTGGCGTGTTTCGTTCAATGCAGATGCGACGATCATTGAGTGTCGTAAGGGAGACGCGCCGGGGTCTGCGATCCGTCCAGACCGGCGGGGTGAAATGTGGCACAGTCATGATGGCCAACGTGGTGGGATGTCGCGCGAGTGTGGATACCCTGCCTGGCGTCTGTTTGGTCTTGAGTACTTCTCATTACTCGGCGTGAACTGGCCCGGTGTTGGGCCGTACAAGGTTCGAAATCCCGATCACTTTCTGTTTCGCAGCCCACGTGATTTGAATTTGAAGGAAGGGGATTCGCTCGGCGGCACGCCCGGCAATGCGGTTCCACAACCGATCGGCCACGAAGGTGATCTCCGCGTGTCGACGATGGCAAAGTATCTCGTCCTTCCCGCGCCCGAAGGGGGGCTTCAGCCGACGGAAGACCCGGCAGGGATGACGCTGCTGGCGGATGGCTATGCCGACCCGAAACGAATCGGGTTTGCCTGGGACTATTTCCAGCGTCCCGTTCCGCCCGACAAGATGCCGCCGATGACGGCCGCCGCGGAGATGATCTTTTGGGAACGTCCCGGCGGCGGGCATGTATTCCACTCCGGTTCCATCAATTCCGGTTCGACGCTGGCCAACGACGAGAAGTGGTCTGGGCTGATGCACAATGTGCTGAGCCACTTCGGCGTCCGTCCGGATGCGCGCGTTTGA
- a CDS encoding MFS transporter translates to MNASTATTVGLKRTVPLLMLVVACGHFNRISISVIGNEQLIPKYGISPDRMGLVYSAFLLFYTVAMLPGGWLIDRFGPRAALTLLGFGSVVFVGLSGCTAYLSKDVEAIWISLLIVRSFMGVFNAPLHPAAARMVSQCVEPRSRVLANGFVTFSACVGMAATYSVMGYLIDHCGWTWALGVSSVMTLIVTLAWTSGTQRSPKEPQSSPPNAQIHDGQLSLWHVLRQPSVICITLSYAAMGYFQYLFFYWINFFFETVQQQDRSVARWYATIITLSMGLGMVGGGWLVGQIPARLSPRWRRSLVPVLGMISSGLIFEVGLLASNPHVTLVLLAISAALIGACEGSFWTTSVELGGRYGGTTASLMNTGCNIGGTLSPSLTPVMSQIFAQYYGQDLGWRISLAVAGGIVVAGAFLWWGINPSAQEDDQASVESRFQGPLDERSIRDVLTPQRGG, encoded by the coding sequence GTGAATGCATCCACTGCGACGACGGTTGGCCTGAAAAGAACTGTTCCATTGTTGATGTTGGTCGTCGCCTGTGGACACTTCAATCGAATCAGCATTTCCGTCATCGGGAATGAGCAACTGATTCCGAAGTACGGGATCAGCCCCGACCGAATGGGACTGGTCTACTCGGCATTTCTACTGTTCTACACAGTGGCAATGTTGCCGGGCGGATGGTTGATCGATCGCTTTGGGCCGCGTGCGGCGCTGACGCTCCTGGGATTCGGGTCCGTTGTTTTCGTGGGGCTCTCGGGCTGCACGGCCTATTTGAGCAAGGATGTGGAAGCCATCTGGATCAGTCTGTTGATTGTGCGATCGTTCATGGGTGTCTTCAATGCCCCCTTGCACCCTGCTGCGGCACGGATGGTCTCGCAGTGTGTCGAACCACGTTCTCGAGTCCTGGCAAACGGATTTGTAACGTTCTCAGCTTGCGTTGGAATGGCTGCGACATACAGCGTCATGGGGTACTTGATCGATCACTGCGGCTGGACCTGGGCATTAGGGGTATCCAGCGTGATGACGTTAATCGTCACGCTCGCCTGGACATCCGGGACGCAGCGCTCGCCAAAAGAACCTCAATCGTCTCCGCCAAATGCTCAAATTCACGATGGGCAACTCAGTTTGTGGCATGTTCTTCGCCAACCGAGTGTCATCTGCATCACACTCAGTTACGCCGCGATGGGCTATTTTCAGTACCTCTTCTTTTATTGGATTAATTTCTTCTTTGAGACGGTCCAGCAACAAGATCGGTCAGTCGCACGGTGGTACGCGACGATCATTACCCTGTCGATGGGCCTCGGCATGGTCGGCGGAGGCTGGCTCGTGGGGCAAATTCCGGCGCGTCTCTCCCCGCGGTGGAGACGCTCGCTCGTTCCAGTCCTGGGGATGATCTCGAGCGGACTGATCTTTGAAGTCGGACTTCTCGCCTCGAATCCCCACGTTACACTCGTCTTGCTCGCCATTTCTGCAGCATTGATCGGCGCCTGCGAAGGATCTTTCTGGACGACGTCCGTCGAACTCGGTGGGCGATATGGTGGGACGACGGCGAGTTTGATGAATACCGGCTGCAACATTGGTGGCACATTGTCGCCGTCATTGACGCCGGTCATGAGCCAGATTTTTGCTCAGTACTATGGTCAGGACCTGGGGTGGCGGATCAGCTTGGCCGTCGCGGGTGGCATTGTTGTCGCCGGCGCATTCCTGTGGTGGGGGATTAATCCTTCTGCGCAAGAGGACGATCAGGCTTCCGTGGAGTCGCGGTTTCAGGGGCCACTGGACGAGCGATCGATCCGCGACGTCTTGACGCCACAGCGCGGGGGTTAA
- a CDS encoding TfoX/Sxy family protein, with product MAYDEDLAERVRAVLAARLVSADERPMMGGLCFMVDGKMCLGISKNRLMARIDRAIYDEALTRKGCIPMEITGRPMRGFVFVTPEGLRSKRNLESWVDLALEFNPRAVASRRRGSIARPVAPETATPRKPDRPLAQKD from the coding sequence ATGGCATATGACGAAGATCTTGCAGAACGTGTGCGTGCCGTACTTGCGGCGCGGCTGGTGTCGGCCGACGAACGCCCAATGATGGGCGGCTTGTGCTTCATGGTTGACGGAAAGATGTGCCTTGGGATCTCGAAGAACCGACTTATGGCTCGCATCGATCGTGCGATTTACGACGAAGCTTTGACGCGAAAAGGCTGCATTCCGATGGAAATTACGGGACGGCCGATGCGCGGATTTGTATTCGTCACGCCCGAGGGACTTCGATCGAAACGCAACCTTGAGTCATGGGTCGATCTGGCCCTGGAATTTAACCCCCGCGCTGTGGCGTCAAGACGTCGCGGATCGATCGCTCGTCCAGTGGCCCCTGAAACCGCGACTCCACGGAAGCCTGATCGTCCTCTTGCGCAGAAGGATTAA
- a CDS encoding RDD family protein — protein sequence MSSRQPGYLWGLLLLAVFATTPFLAAGGLIGMMRIGGPQWSVPALVHSTLRSIPWIGEGATNIYRLMYAPLWNDQFVCLEGLGQREGIEDWKWMLVTIDPETGKNHSLSLSFQSRVVLFPTVFGDRLWLVDPTMNNPESFEIVDGRAQRSEFSDDPFQNLVPTGQRFLLDGEPARVESGGDGFVISTHSDGDWNDKYAVVLPNPNRISMIGSVGVYFSQASQMSCLNLGDEIHVLLKVGGYSLYRRGLQLKPLSDESDGPAMDDPDSLDGALILSETVSVPESKNPADAVAGWSLVREEIGHDIPNLLFVNGEPAVLIVDDVHTLNPIGHLYRFDGTEWKLSATCAFPFTYNIRVVACQNGMKSYVSTIQAMGVTRIYSIEQDGIRATECVIDAIPKGLLSLGMMLMGVLFLTTTLLGVGCWIMMCRYTRADYGFGDRAVRLASLGQRGLARGIDIVLVASLIIGFGWIVNPHFDWLTLAQALECQVSHPIVKAASELVIWVGIWMAFIAFAFVAIQGRWGVTPGKWCVGIRTLQSTLRPCGFSRSLAREIVMCVDTCNATWWVPGILSLALTSARQRLGDLVADTIVVEASRDCPEGSAVSSG from the coding sequence ATGTCGAGTCGTCAGCCGGGCTATCTTTGGGGGCTTCTTTTGCTGGCGGTTTTTGCGACCACCCCGTTTCTTGCTGCAGGCGGTCTCATTGGAATGATGCGAATCGGGGGACCTCAGTGGTCCGTTCCGGCGCTCGTGCATTCCACGTTACGGTCAATTCCCTGGATCGGTGAAGGTGCGACAAACATCTACCGGTTGATGTACGCGCCACTTTGGAACGATCAATTCGTTTGCCTGGAGGGATTAGGTCAACGCGAGGGCATTGAGGATTGGAAGTGGATGCTTGTGACCATTGATCCAGAGACTGGCAAGAATCACTCGCTCAGTTTGAGCTTCCAGAGCAGAGTTGTCCTGTTTCCGACCGTGTTCGGTGACCGACTTTGGCTGGTCGATCCGACGATGAACAATCCTGAATCGTTTGAGATTGTCGATGGTCGGGCACAACGATCGGAATTTTCCGACGATCCATTTCAAAATCTCGTTCCAACAGGTCAGCGATTCCTTTTAGACGGTGAACCGGCGCGTGTCGAAAGCGGGGGCGATGGATTCGTGATCTCAACGCATTCGGATGGCGATTGGAACGACAAATACGCCGTTGTGCTGCCAAACCCGAATCGAATCTCGATGATTGGGTCGGTGGGTGTCTACTTTTCACAAGCCTCACAGATGTCCTGCTTGAACCTTGGCGACGAGATTCACGTCTTGCTGAAAGTCGGCGGATATTCTCTCTATCGACGCGGGCTGCAACTGAAGCCGTTGTCCGATGAAAGTGACGGGCCTGCGATGGACGATCCGGATTCTTTGGACGGGGCGCTCATCTTGAGCGAAACGGTATCTGTACCGGAATCGAAAAATCCAGCAGACGCGGTCGCAGGCTGGTCGCTCGTTCGCGAAGAGATCGGCCATGACATTCCGAATCTACTTTTCGTCAATGGTGAACCGGCAGTCCTCATCGTAGACGACGTCCATACCCTTAATCCGATTGGGCATCTTTACCGATTTGACGGAACCGAATGGAAGCTCTCCGCGACTTGTGCGTTTCCTTTCACGTACAACATTCGCGTCGTCGCGTGTCAGAATGGTATGAAATCTTATGTTTCCACGATTCAGGCGATGGGCGTGACCAGAATCTACTCGATAGAACAGGATGGCATTCGAGCAACAGAATGCGTCATTGATGCAATTCCGAAAGGCTTACTGAGTCTTGGGATGATGCTGATGGGAGTTCTATTCCTTACAACAACGCTCTTGGGTGTCGGATGTTGGATCATGATGTGCCGATACACCCGAGCGGATTATGGGTTCGGCGATCGGGCCGTCCGGCTGGCGTCGCTCGGACAGCGAGGGTTGGCGCGGGGAATTGACATCGTATTGGTCGCGAGTCTGATCATCGGATTCGGTTGGATCGTGAACCCCCATTTTGACTGGTTGACGCTCGCCCAGGCACTGGAATGCCAGGTCTCGCATCCAATCGTCAAGGCGGCGTCGGAGCTTGTCATCTGGGTGGGAATCTGGATGGCCTTCATCGCTTTTGCGTTTGTTGCGATTCAAGGGCGCTGGGGTGTGACACCTGGCAAGTGGTGTGTCGGAATTAGGACCCTGCAATCAACACTCCGGCCATGTGGGTTCAGTCGTAGCCTTGCACGCGAGATCGTCATGTGCGTTGACACCTGCAACGCAACCTGGTGGGTTCCAGGAATCCTGAGTCTCGCCCTGACCAGTGCTCGACAGCGACTGGGGGATCTTGTTGCCGATACCATCGTTGTCGAGGCGTCCCGAGATTGCCCGGAGGGATCAGCCGTTTCTTCTGGTTGA
- a CDS encoding hybrid sensor histidine kinase/response regulator, translated as MKTTRSPEADSPAEINTATAFGLTVLAVIAAGFVRLLLDPVLGDETPYPTFFAAVVFASRIGGWRTAALATVLGFFIAWFLFVPPRLTIFSNYASQPVGLGLYLLVCLMVAMVGESMQRSTAAIRVAQKSLGRQAELARITLASIADAVITMDATGKVTFLNDVAQKITGWPQERAVGRSLDEIFRLVDQETRTPVPNLALRAISSESAISLTARTLLISKNGTEWAIEDSTSPILDERNRVQGAVVIFRDIRSRQQAEEAERQAGERSRVILDSITDAFFSVDRNWCFAYLNRPAESVIDRSRDDLVGQVMWDVYPGVIGTEFEPALRQAMDQRTPATVMAYYAEHDRWYLVRVYPSDDGISIYLQDVSEQQRAAAEKLRLMNASDQQRRIYETALSNTPDFNYIFDLHGRFVYINKSLLALWHKTFSEAVNKNFYELDYPSELAAKLHRQIQQVIDTKQPLRDETPYANVDGERQYEYIFMPVLAEDGSVEAVAGSTRDITDRKQAEAMLHEADRRKDEFLAILAHELRNPLAPIRNGLEILRLSHGDEASRSATRDMMDRQLTHVVRLVDDLMDVSRISQGKFELHRERVCLLTIIQSAMETSRPLIEHLGHTVTLSLPNAPVMVDADPVRLAQAISNLLNNAAKYSDREGKINLSANVANSEVVISVKDCGVGLSPDEIPRLFLMFKQSESSLAKSRGGLGIGLTLVRKLTEMHGGTVDAQSDGPGKGSTFTIRLPLLTSLVEEVAGDDVPLSARSVPSYRILVVDDNRDGADSLAMMLRIMGNETRTAYDGQQGLDTAIDFQPDIALLDIGLPGLNGYEVARRIRNQPWGQNVILIAVTGWGQEEDRRRSTEAGFNQHLVKPVDPHVLMKMLVQTGGCPS; from the coding sequence TTGAAAACAACTCGCTCGCCTGAAGCCGATTCGCCGGCCGAAATCAACACAGCTACCGCCTTCGGACTCACCGTTCTGGCCGTGATTGCTGCTGGATTCGTACGATTGCTGCTCGACCCGGTACTTGGCGATGAGACGCCCTATCCAACATTCTTTGCCGCCGTGGTGTTTGCCTCGCGCATTGGTGGCTGGCGGACGGCCGCCCTCGCGACCGTTTTGGGCTTTTTCATCGCGTGGTTTCTGTTTGTCCCTCCCCGATTGACCATATTTAGCAACTATGCCTCACAGCCAGTGGGACTTGGACTGTACTTGCTGGTTTGCCTGATGGTCGCAATGGTCGGCGAGTCCATGCAGCGTTCGACTGCGGCGATTCGGGTTGCACAGAAGAGCCTTGGGCGTCAGGCGGAGCTTGCACGAATCACATTGGCCAGTATTGCGGACGCTGTGATCACCATGGATGCAACAGGCAAGGTCACGTTTCTAAATGATGTCGCCCAAAAAATAACTGGATGGCCGCAAGAACGTGCCGTGGGGCGATCGCTGGACGAGATTTTTCGCCTTGTCGATCAGGAGACGCGTACGCCGGTCCCAAACCTTGCGCTGCGAGCCATCTCGTCTGAATCTGCGATAAGCCTAACCGCGCGGACGTTATTGATCTCGAAAAATGGAACCGAATGGGCGATTGAAGACAGCACCTCACCCATTCTGGATGAACGGAATCGAGTCCAAGGAGCTGTCGTGATCTTTCGCGACATTCGTTCGCGGCAGCAGGCGGAAGAAGCCGAACGGCAAGCCGGAGAACGGTCGCGTGTCATCTTGGACAGTATCACCGACGCGTTCTTTTCCGTGGATCGCAACTGGTGTTTTGCCTATCTCAATCGGCCTGCCGAAAGCGTGATCGACAGGTCACGCGATGACTTGGTGGGGCAAGTGATGTGGGATGTATACCCCGGGGTGATCGGGACCGAGTTCGAACCGGCGCTTCGCCAAGCCATGGATCAACGAACCCCGGCCACAGTGATGGCGTACTACGCCGAGCATGATCGGTGGTATCTGGTGCGCGTCTATCCGTCCGACGACGGAATTTCGATCTATTTGCAGGATGTCTCGGAACAGCAGCGGGCAGCCGCTGAAAAGCTGCGGTTGATGAATGCCTCTGACCAACAACGTCGGATCTACGAGACGGCTCTCTCGAACACTCCCGATTTTAACTACATCTTTGATTTGCACGGCCGCTTCGTCTACATCAACAAATCGCTACTGGCGTTATGGCATAAGACGTTTTCCGAGGCGGTCAACAAGAATTTTTACGAGCTTGACTATCCATCGGAATTGGCGGCAAAACTGCATCGCCAGATCCAACAGGTGATCGACACGAAGCAGCCCCTTCGCGACGAAACACCGTATGCGAATGTGGATGGCGAACGCCAATACGAATACATTTTCATGCCTGTTCTGGCCGAGGACGGTTCGGTCGAAGCGGTTGCTGGTTCGACGCGCGATATCACCGATCGCAAGCAGGCCGAGGCAATGCTGCACGAGGCCGACCGCCGCAAGGATGAATTTCTCGCGATCCTGGCCCACGAGCTTCGCAACCCTTTGGCTCCCATCCGGAATGGGCTCGAAATCCTGAGATTGAGTCACGGTGATGAAGCCAGTCGAAGCGCCACGCGCGATATGATGGATCGACAGCTAACACATGTGGTACGTCTCGTTGATGACTTAATGGATGTCAGTCGAATCAGCCAGGGTAAGTTCGAGCTGCATCGAGAGCGAGTCTGCCTGCTGACGATTATTCAAAGCGCGATGGAGACGTCGCGTCCCTTGATCGAGCACCTGGGGCACACGGTCACGCTGTCGTTGCCAAATGCACCCGTAATGGTCGATGCCGATCCTGTCAGGCTGGCACAGGCCATATCGAACCTGCTCAACAACGCCGCCAAGTACAGCGACCGCGAAGGGAAGATCAATCTTTCTGCGAATGTCGCAAACTCCGAAGTCGTGATATCGGTCAAAGACTGCGGAGTCGGATTGTCTCCGGACGAGATTCCACGCCTGTTTCTGATGTTCAAGCAGTCCGAATCGTCGCTCGCCAAGTCTCGCGGCGGTCTGGGCATCGGTCTGACATTGGTCCGCAAACTGACCGAAATGCATGGTGGCACCGTGGACGCACAGAGTGACGGGCCGGGAAAAGGCTCGACCTTTACCATTCGCCTTCCATTGTTGACCAGTCTTGTCGAGGAAGTGGCGGGTGATGACGTACCCCTGTCAGCTCGATCTGTCCCGTCATATCGAATCCTCGTCGTGGACGACAACCGCGACGGAGCGGATAGCCTGGCGATGATGCTGCGGATCATGGGTAACGAAACTCGAACGGCCTACGATGGTCAACAAGGACTCGACACGGCGATCGACTTCCAACCCGATATCGCGCTCTTAGACATTGGTCTCCCCGGCCTGAACGGCTACGAAGTCGCCCGTCGCATCCGCAACCAACCCTGGGGTCAGAATGTCATTCTGATTGCCGTGACCGGATGGGGGCAGGAGGAAGACCGGCGTCGTTCAACAGAAGCGGGCTTTAACCAGCATCTGGTCAAGCCGGTTGATCCCCATGTTTTGATGAAGATGTTAGTGCAGACTGGTGGTTGCCCGTCGTGA
- a CDS encoding GNAT family N-acetyltransferase, which produces MPLTIRLETPADHRSIWNVNNLAFGQPVEANLVDALRAGGDTTVSLVAEADNQIVGHILFSKLKIVTSNNESFDAHALAPLAVLPTYQRMGIGSQLVTEGLCGCRKIGGRIAIVLGHPGFYPRFGFSADLAKSLTSPFGGGEAWMVNELEPGAMAGVVGHVEYASPFHQLQ; this is translated from the coding sequence ATGCCTCTCACCATTCGACTGGAAACGCCCGCCGATCATCGATCAATCTGGAACGTGAATAATTTGGCCTTTGGCCAACCGGTCGAGGCCAATTTGGTCGACGCGCTGCGTGCCGGTGGAGACACGACCGTGTCACTGGTCGCAGAAGCCGACAATCAAATTGTCGGTCACATTTTGTTCAGCAAGTTAAAGATCGTGACGAGCAACAACGAATCATTCGACGCGCACGCCCTCGCCCCGCTGGCCGTTCTGCCAACTTATCAGAGGATGGGAATTGGCAGTCAATTGGTCACCGAAGGTCTGTGTGGGTGTCGCAAAATTGGCGGCCGGATTGCCATCGTTCTTGGTCACCCCGGCTTCTATCCGCGATTTGGCTTCTCGGCGGATCTCGCCAAATCCCTTACTTCACCCTTCGGCGGCGGAGAAGCCTGGATGGTCAACGAGCTCGAACCGGGTGCGATGGCGGGCGTTGTTGGCCATGTCGAATATGCTTCGCCGTTCCATCAGCTCCAATGA
- a CDS encoding leucine-rich repeat domain-containing protein, which yields MRLPTLLLLISVVLWPNPARAEDQDEAIKKIRLLRGEVRLDDKLPGTPVVSVSFYGSSRFNGKFLHLVKGLDQLTSLDLRKTDIGDTHLKEIAELENLTTLRLSNVPITDAGLIELRSQKKLSTLDLAGTRITDDGLKELSVHHSLRYLDLSETTITGMGLKDLSGLPNLLSLNLENTKVNDTGLECVHEFKHLIRINLRRTSVTDAGQKAFSVSMPNTRIYDSGSGPAFNVGMNR from the coding sequence ATGCGTCTTCCGACACTTCTGCTGCTGATCAGTGTTGTGCTCTGGCCGAATCCGGCGCGTGCCGAGGATCAGGACGAAGCCATCAAAAAAATCCGGCTGCTGCGCGGTGAAGTTCGTCTGGATGACAAACTGCCCGGCACGCCGGTTGTGTCTGTCTCGTTCTACGGCAGCTCGCGGTTCAACGGCAAGTTCCTGCACCTTGTGAAGGGCTTGGATCAACTGACGTCTCTGGATCTTCGCAAAACGGACATCGGCGATACTCATCTCAAAGAAATCGCCGAACTCGAAAACTTGACGACCCTGCGACTCAGCAATGTGCCAATTACGGATGCGGGCCTTATTGAACTGCGATCGCAAAAGAAACTAAGCACACTCGATCTGGCGGGAACTCGGATCACGGATGACGGGCTCAAAGAGCTGAGCGTCCATCACAGTCTGAGGTACCTCGATCTAAGCGAAACGACCATCACAGGCATGGGATTAAAAGACCTGAGCGGTCTTCCCAACCTGCTGAGCCTGAATCTGGAAAACACCAAAGTGAACGACACAGGATTGGAGTGCGTACATGAGTTCAAGCATTTGATCCGCATTAACCTGCGCCGCACCAGTGTCACTGACGCCGGCCAAAAGGCCTTTAGTGTCTCGATGCCCAACACAAGGATCTACGACTCGGGCAGCGGACCTGCATTCAACGTCGGCATGAACCGCTAA